Genomic window (bacterium):
TCACGTGGTCGCTGGACGCCGAGTGGAAGACGGTGGAGCTCGCGGCCGCCGCGGTCGCGACCTACCGGGTAGCTAAATATTTCGGGATAACCGGCGGGTTCGAGTTGACGAATCGCGTCGCGACGTTGAACGGCGACGACACGCCGAGCGAAAGGCCGCTCGGGTTCACGCTGTTCTTCGCACCCGTGCTACTTTTATAAAACCGTAAAATGGCGAAGGCCGTAACGATCGCAGTCAGCATCCTCTGCGTCGCCGCGACCGCCCGGGCCGGCGAGCCCGGCGGCACGCCGGACGCGCTCTTCTTCAGCGAGGCCGCGGTGGGGAGCGCCGTGGGTATCGCGCTCTTCGTCGCCGGCTACGCCGTGGGCGGGGACCCCGCCGAGAACGACGGCAACGGCCGCGAGAAAGCGTCGTACGGCGTCTACGCCGCGGCGCCGCTGGCCGCGTCGCTGGGGGTGTACGTCGTCGGCGAGACGTCGGGCCACCGTTCCGCCAACCGGGGCGTCCTGCTTCTCGCCACCGCCGGCACGTTCTACGGCATAGTCGGCGGCGCCGGCGGCATCGCCTACGCCCTAACGAAGGAGGACAAGGACGCCGGCGCCTTGACCGCGGCCTTCTACGCCGTCATCCCCGCCGGCTTCGCCGCGGCGGCCGTCTACAACGCCCTCAAAAAGCCGTACTTCTACGAAATCCCGGGGTTCTCGCTGCAACTCGAGCCGTCGTTCGGCGTTTGCCGCGCGGGGCCGCGAGGGGAGGAGCTCACGCCCACCTGGGGGATAACGGTATCGTTTTAATTGGAAAAAAAGCCCTAACGCTGGCGGCGATTATTACGGCGGCGCCCGCGGCCTACGGCGGCGAACCCGGCGGCTTCCGGCCCGGCCTCTACCTGGGCGAAGCGGCCGTGGGGTGCGTACTCAGCATACCCGTTGCCGCGGGTGGTTTTTATTTGGTAGAAGCTTCCACGTCGTTGTACGGCAGCGGTTATGATTGCATCGACGAGGACGAGCCGTTTTGGCCCGGCGTTATAATCGGCAACAGCTTGGCTTTCGCATACCCGTTCGCGGCTACTTTGGGAACAATGGGGATAGGCGAGCGTATCGGCAGTAAGTCCTCGAACCAGGGGACGGCTTATCTATTATCGTCGTTAGCTTCGGTGGGGGCCGCGGCCGCAGCAGGGTTCGGGGGCTTTTTGATTTTCGACGACGGCGATCACCACCGCCGTTTTTGGCGCGGCGTTTTTTGCGGCATAATTCCCAACGCCCTCCTCAACGCGTACGTATACAACCGCGTCAAGAAACCCGACGCCGACGCCGCGTCTTCCCGCGTTTCGGCGACGCCGTACGTAACCGCGTACCGCGTCGGGCGCGACGAACCGACGCCGGTCTACGGCTTGACGTTATCTTTCTGATATGAGCACCATCCCCGTCGTCTACTCCCCCCAATATCTCGCCGACCTCCAGGGGCACGTCTTCCCCATCGAGAAGTATCGCCTGATAGTCGAGCGGCTGGAGGCGGAGGGCATCCTGGGCGACGTCCTCGAGCCGCAGGCCGCCACCCGCGAGGAGCTCGAGCTCGTCCACACCCCCGAATACCTGGACGACCTCCTGGCGGCGCGGTGGACCGCCCGCACCGCCTCCTCCGAGATGGCGCTCACCGAGGGGATAGCGCACGCCTTCCTGCTGGGCGCGGGCGGCTCGGTCGCCGCGGCGCGGCTCGCGCTCGAGCGCGGCGGCCCGGCCATGAACGTCGGCGGCGGCCTGCACCACGCCTTCCCCGGCCACGCCGAGGGCTTCTGCTACGTAAACGACGTCGCGCTGGCGGTAAAGGCGATGCTGCACGAGGGGCGCGTCGAGCGGGCCGCGGTCATCGACTGCGACCTCCACCAGGGCAACGGCACCGCCGTCATCTTCGCCGGCGACGCCGACGTCTTCACCTTCTCCATCCACGAGGAGCACCTCTACCCGGTAAAGCAGCGCAGCGACCTCGACGTCGGCCTGCCCTCTTTCGCCGGCGACGACGTGTACCTGCCGCCGCTCCGCAAGTACGTACCGCAAATACTGGAGAAGCACCGTCCGGAGTTCGTGGCGTACGTGGCGGGCGCGGACCCCTACGCCGGCGACCAGCTCGGGACGCTGCAGCTCACGCTCGAGGGGTTAATCGAGCGCGACCGGGTAGTGCTGGGCGGCTGCCGCGAGCGCGGCATCCCGGTCGCGATACTCCTGGCCGGCGGCTACGCCGCCCGCACCGAGGACACCGTGGCTATTCACGTCAACACGTACAAGGTGGCCGCGGGCCTTCTGTAAGAACCGCGAAATTAATATTTAAAAAGGGAGCCCGCTCGCTCGGGCTCCCGATTTTTTACGGTCGTTCCCGACTTAGTCGTCGACGCGGTGGTAGCGGAGGATGACGCCCTGGTCGCCCACGGCCCACCCCTCGCCGCCGTTGCACAGCACGACGCCGTTGAGGTTGACCGGGCCCATCTCGAGCCGGACCGGCCCCCACGCGCCGTCCTTCATGCCCAACAAGGCGCCGTCGTTGCCGCACGCGAACGCCACGTCGCCCGCGGCGTCCACGCCCAAGAGCGACGCCGTCGCCGGCGTGGGTACGACGTTCCACGAGCCGCCGCTCTGGTGGAGGATTACGCCGTCGTCGCCCACGGCGTACGCGCCGTCTCCGCCCAACGTTACGTCGTGCAATCGTTCCGCGGTGGGGACGACCACTTCGCGCCACGAGCCGCCCTCGTAGTACAGCACCGTGCCGACGTCGCCCACCGCCCACGCCGTTCCGCCCGGGCCGACCGCGACTTCGCGCAGGTCCGCCGTGACGCCGACGAGCGAGACATCTCGCCAGCTCTCGCCGTCATAGCGGAAAATAGCGCCGTGGTCGCCCACCGCGAACCCCGTCCCGGCGTCGTCGAAGTCCACGCCGTAGAGGTCGTAACCGGTGAGGTGCACGGTATTATACCACTGGCCGTTGTGGTAGCGGAGCACGACGCCGTCGGCGCCCACCGCCCACCCGGAACTCCCGGAGGTAATCGTTACCGCGTTGAGGTCGAAGTCCGTAACGGAGGCCGGGTAGAACGTCCAACACACGCCGTCGTAGTGCAATATCTTCCCCCGCGCGCCGACGGCCCAGACGTCGTTCGGCCCCGAAGCGCCCGCGTCCCGCAGGCTCACGCCGCCCTTCATCGGGCCTCGATACACGGACCACGAGGAAATTTCCGCGGTATCATCTTCCGCGCACGCCAGCATCAGCGCGACGGCGAACGCGGCCGTAACTAACGCATATCGTCTCATAGCTCAGCTACCCCCACCGCGGGCTATCTCTGCCAGCGCCCGCGCGGCGAAGTCTACTTGCTCCTCATCGTTAAAATATCCGAAAGAAAAACGCACCGTCCCGGCGTCTAACGTACCCAACGTCGTATGGGCCAGGGGCGAACAGTGGAGGCCGGTACGCACCATAACGCCGTATTCCACGTCGAGCGCGTGGCCGACGAGGGCGGGGTCCATCCCCTCCACCCGCACCGAGCACACGCCGGCCTGCCGCGCGAAGTCCCGCGGGCCGTAGTACGTGACCGCCGGCATCTCGTCCACCGCGGCCGCGAAACGCTCCGCCAGCTTCGCCTTGCGGGCGCCTATGGCCGCCGGCGTAACCTCGGCCACGAACTCGCACGCGGCCTTCAACCCCGCAAGGCCGACGGCGTTGTGCGACCCCGCTTCGTAAAGATCCGGTAGGTGGTCCGGTTGGAACGTGAGCTCGGAATGGGTGCCCGTACCGCCCTGGTAGAGGGGCCGCGGCTTCACGTTCGGGCCGACGTACAACGCGCCCGTACCGAGGGGCCCCATAAGGCCCTTGTGCCCCGGAAAAGCCAGGAAGTCGACGTTCATCTCCTCCACGTCCATGGGTACGGCGCCCGCGCTCTGGGCCGCGTCCACCAGGAAAGGTACGCCCCGCTCCCGGCAGACGGCGCCCACCGCGGCGACGTCGTTCACCGCGCCGCACACGTTCGACGCGTGGACCACCGCGACCAGCCGCGTGCGCGGCGTTATCGCCCGGGCGACGTCGTCGGCGTCCAACAACCCCTCGGCCGAACACCGTACGTACGTCACCTCTACGCCGCGCTCCCGTTTGAGGTGGTTCAACGGCCGCGCCACGGAGTTGTGCTCCATCGACGTCGTCACGACGTGGTCGCCCTCGTCCAGCCAACCCCACAGCGCTATGTTCAACCCCTCGGTGCAATTCAACGTGAATATTATGCGCCGCGAGTCGGCGACGCCGAACAGACGGGCCACGGCCTCCCGGGCATCGAAGATCAAACGGGACGCCTCCACCGCGCGGCGGTAACCGCCCCGGCCGGCGCTCGCGCCGATATTCTCCTGGTAGGACGCCATAGCCTCCAGGACCGCCGGCGGCTTGGGCCAAGACGTCGCGGCGTTGTCCATGTAGATTTCGGGCATTTCTTACGGTCGGGCGCCCTCGCGCGCCAACGAATTCGTTACTAAAGAAAGCGAATTCTACCATATCCGACCCGTACGGTCAACCCGACGGCCCCTACACGCCTAGTTTCAACTTGTGGGAACTACCCGTTTGTGTTATCTATTAGTGAACGCTGGCGGCAAAGCGTTTCGCCCCGATGGCCGACGTCGCAAAAATCCCCGTCCGCACGCACGTCGTCGGGTACGGCGACAACATAGTAGAACTCGTCGACAAATACACGGCGGCGGTCCGCAAGGCCGGCGATACCATACTCGTTACGTCGAAAATCGTATCGCTGTGCCAGGGCCGGACGGTCCCGTTCGACGACCTGCGGGTGGGCTTCTGGGCCCGGGTCCTGTGGCGCTTCGTGTCGAAGCCGGTGTACGGCTTCGGCGCCGTGGGTATTCCGGAGAAGATGCAGGCCGCGATAGACCTGGTGGGCCTGCCGCAGGTGATGTGGGCCGCGTTCCTGTCGGCGGTAACGAAGCTGCTCGGAAAGCGGGGCGTCTTCTACGAGGTCACGGGCCACGGCGTCGCCGAAATAGACGGCACCCGCAAACAGAGCTTCGAACCGCTCATCAGGCTCATCGTTTACGGCCCGGCGGAGGGCGACGCAACGGCGGAAGCGATAAAAACGCGAACCGGCTGCGAGACGGCCTTAATAGACGCGGGCGACTACGGCGACTGCGATTGCCTGGGCCGTTCCGCGGGCGTGGAGGCCGGTTGGGTGGAGGGGAACTGCACCGACAACCCGCTGGGCCAACAGCTCGAGCAAACGCCGGTGGGCCTGCTGCGCGTTAAAGGGTAAAGATGCCGGCTAAAGCCGAGGAATACATCCGCCTTATCGAGAACGTAATCCGAAGGGTTTCGGACCTCGAGCCCGCCGAGTGCTACGACGACGAACAGCATTTCTGGCGCTTCAACAAAGGCTCGGTCGAAATCTACGTATCGCTGTTGGAGATAGGCGGCGAATACTACGTCAACGTCGCGGCGCCCATTATGGCCGTGCCCGAATCGCGGCGGGAAGAATTCTTCGAGCGCCTTCTCAAAGAGAACGCACAACGCATCGCGGTGAAATTTTCGGTTCGCGACGCCGTCGTCTGGCTCGAGGTCAACCGCGAGATGAGGGGCCTGGGTTTCGACGAAGCTCGGAGGGCGTTGGTACGCGTGGCGGAAGTGGCGGACGAGCTGGACGAAGTTTTGGTAAACGAATACGGCAACAGGTGGGAGGCCTAAGGTTTTGGACACGTACGAGGCCATACTAACGCGGCGGTCCATCAGGCGCTTCGAGGACCGGCCGGTAACCCGCGAGCAACTCGAGAAGCTGTTGGAGGCCGCGCGGTGGGCCCCCACAGCCGGCAACCTGCAGCCGTGGGTGTTCGTCGTCGTGACGGCGGCGGACGCCAGAGCCGCCCTGGCCGCGGCGGCGTTCGGTCAGCGGTTCGTGGCGGAGGCGCCCGCGGTCATCGGCGTGGCCGCGGCCCCGCCCGAGGATTCGCCCTACGGCCTGCGGGGCCGGGAGCTCTACTGCCTCCAGGACACCGCGGCCGCGGTCCAGAACGTGTTGCTCGCCGCCCACGCTATGGGCCTGGGGGCGTGTTGGGTCGGCGCCTTCGACGACGGCGCGGTGGCGCGGGCGTTGGAACTGCGAAAAGGCGAACGGCCGGTGGCGCTCGTACCGGTGGGCGTACCCGCGCAGGGGGGACGCTCCAGCCGGCGGCCGCTGTCGGCGGTCGCGAGGTGGATGGAGTAACCGATGTCGGTCTACGGCCACGTCGCTATCGGCGCGGCGCTGGGCGCGCTGGCGCCCCACCCCGCGGCGGCGCTGGCGTTGGGCGTGGCGGCCCACGTGCCCGCGGACCTGGTCTCGCACTACGACCTGAGCCGCAGGGTAGAACTTTTTATGGCGGCGGCGGCCTTAATTTTGTATACTTGGCTCGGCGGCTTCGCGCTCACGACGGCGTTGGGAGCCGTGGGCGGCGCGCTGCCCGACGTCGAGAATTTGGTGCGGGGCCGGGAATATAAGAAGTACTTCCCGTCGCACTCCCGCTTCCTGCGTCACGGCGGCGAGCGGGGCCGGTGGGACGTCGTGGTGCAGCTGGGCGTGGCCGCCGTGATGGCCGGGTGGGTAGGCTGGGCGCGCGCCCTCTGGTAAGATGGGACATGGACGAGGACGGGGGCGCCGGACGTACGTTTTTGGCCGACGCGGCCTTGGGGCGGCTGGCGCGCTACTTACGGATGCTGGGCTACGACGTCGCGTACCTCCGAGACCGGGACGGCGCCGCGACGTTGCGCGAGACGCTCAAAACGGGCAGGACGTTACTCACGCGCCGCCGCGACCTGGCGGCTCGAGACGACATAGAAGTATTTCACGTCGAAGACGACGACGTGTTGGTGCAGCTCGCCGCCGCGGCCCAGCGCTTCGATTTGACGTTCACCGCCGACGCCATGGCGCGCTGCATCGAGTGCAACGAACCGTTGCGTTCGGTCTCGAAGGACGACGTGCTGGAAGAGTTGCCGCCGCACGTGCGAAAGACCCAGGAGATGTTCGCGCGCTGCCCGAGTTGCGGCCGGATATACTGGCCCGGCACCCACTACGCCCGGGCGGTGGCCCGGCTCCTGAGCGCGCTCAGGCGGAGTCGCTGACGAAAGGGCGGCCTGTTACATGGCCCGCGACCGTACGACAAAAATTCTCATACTACTCGTCGCGGTAGTGGCGACGTTGGCGCTCGCCTGGGTTTACGTAAACCTGGGCTTAAAATTCCTCGCGCCGGGTTTGCTCACCCTGGGCGTTCTGGCGTTGATGCTCTTCTTCCGCGACGTGAAGACGCCTTTCTTCTACCTGCTCGTAATCTCCTTGCCCATCTTTATCGCGCGCTACCTCGCCCCCATACCGGACATCGAGCACCCCGGCATCCTGAACGTACCGGTCCTCTACTCGTACGAGGTCCCGCTATACCTCTTCATTTTCTTTTGGTCCATAGAATTCGCCGCCGGTCGCGGCGCGGGGCTCACGGTCCCGCGCACCGCGTTGGCGTTGGGATTACTCTTCATACCGGCCCTCCTGTCGATGTTCTTCGCACTCGACTACACCTACGGCGCGTTCGAGCTCGTCCGGATGTTCGAGATGTTCCTGTTCTTCCTGGTAGTAGTGAACTATCTCAAAACGGACCGCCAACTCAAAATCGTCATCGTCATATTGGGGGTCGACGTCGCCTTCCAGTCGATCACCGCCATATTGCAATTCCTCAACCCGTGGGTAATGTACGAAATTCTGGCGAAGTTCGGCGTTTATATGGGCATCTCGCACGCCACGCCCTACGACCCGACCAGCCCCATTCGCGCCTGCGGGACGACGGGGTACTGCAACTTCCTGGCCGGCTTCTTCGAGTTGACCTTGCCGCTGTTCGCCTCGCTGTTCTTCTTCTACCCGATGTCCAAAGCGAAGAGCAGGGTGATCATAGTACTGCTCGCTGTCTCGCTCATCGCGCTGCTGACTACTTTCTCGCGCGGCGGCCTCTTCGCGATGGCCGTGGCCGCGGTCGCGTTGTTGGTTCTGGGCGTACGGCGCTTCCCCCAGCTGGGACGGCACGCGCTGAGAGTATCGGTGGCCGTCGGCGTTCAGCTCGCCATAATATTCGCGCTGTTGTCGGAGAAGCTCTTCATGCGCGTCCGGTTCTTCACGGAGACGATGGAGGACGAAGTCCGCATAGCCCTCATGCGGAACGCGTTCGAGATGATCAAACACAACCCCGCCGTGGGCGTGGGGTTGAACAACTACCCGGAGGCCTTCTTCGCGTACGAGGTTACGGGCGTCGAATTCGAGATGCTGTTCCCGGTCCACAATACCTGGCTCCTCATAGCTTCCGAGCAGGGGCTGATAGGGTTGGCGGCGTTCTTGGTATTCATGCTCTACATATTCTTCGACGCGCGCCGCTCCATACGCGAAACGTCGCCCCTCCGCGCCGCCACCGCCGTAGGCCTGAGCGCGGGATTGATCGCCTGGCTCACCCATAACCTCGTCGCGCCGTTGTACCAATCCTCGCTCGTCAACCGCATCACGTTTGTTTTCGTAGTAGCGGTGCTGGCCATCATCCCCCGCCTTCGCGGCAAAGAGGAGAGTACCCCCCTATAAACGCCGCCGCGACCGGTAGCCTGCCCCGGCCGGACGGGCCCGTTCGGCCTAATTTTTTACCATGACCCCCCAGAGACGTCTCTCCCGCAACTACATATCGCTGGCGCTGGCGCGCTTTACGGCCAAGGTTATCTCTTTCGCAGCCGCGGTCATCATCGCGAGGCATCTGGGCGCCGGCGACTTCGGCGTCTTCACCTTCTCCTTCGCCGCCATCACGCTCGTCATCGTAATATTCCAGGCCGGGATGACGCCGCTGGTGGTGCGGGAGGTCGCGCGCAACCGCGGCGCGGCGCCGAAATACCTCACGGTGTCGCTCGGCGTCCGGATTACCGGCGCCGCCGCCGTCGTCGCCGGCGCCGCCGCGGTGTATGCGGTAACGGGCAGCCAGGCCGCGTTGGCCGCGGCGGTCGCCGCGGTCGCGCTAGGCTGCTCCAGCGTGCTGGCGTCGTTCACCGACGTCTTCCAGGGCTTCGAGCGGATGGAGTTCGTGGCCGTGGTGCTCGTTTTCAACAACCTGGCCACGCTCGGTTTCGTAATATTGGCGGTCAGCCTGGGCGCGGGGGTCTTGCCGTTAATAGCGCTGTACGCCGCGGCCAACCTGCTCTCCATCCTCTTCGGCGCCGCGCTGTGCTTCGCCAAATTCGCGCGCCCTACGGCCCGGGTGCGGTGGGCGGACTTCCGCGGCTTCATCGCCGAGGCGGTTCCGTTCTCGCTCTCGGCCCTGGTGGCGAGCCTGTACTGGCGCAGCGACGCCGTCCTGCTCAAAGTGCTGGCCGGCGACCGGGCGGTAGGAATCTACGGCGCCTCGGCCCGCATCGTGGAAGGGCTGGTGCTGGTCGCGGGTTCCTTCCGGGAAGCGATCTACCCCATGCTTTCCCGGCTGTGGCCGTCGTCGCCGGACCCCTTCCGCGACGCGTCGCGAACCGCTTTCAAATTCCTGGTGGCCCTCGCCATCCCGATAGGGGTGGGTACGTCCATCGTGGCCTATAAGCTATTCCCCTTCATCTACGGCTCGGACTACGCCGAGGGGTGGATCGTGCTCGCGGTGCTGATATGGGCGCTGGTAGCCATCTTCATCCGCGAGCTCTCGGCGGCGACGCTGTTCGCCTTCAACCTTCAGAAGCTCGTGCTGGCCTCCAACGCCCTGGGCGCGGCCACGGCCGTCGGCATTAACCTCATCCTCATACCGTACGTATCCTATCTCGGGCCGGCGGTGGCCGGGGTCACGGCCGCGTTCGCGACGACCTCCCTCAACCTCATAATAATCGGGACCAAAATGCGCGGCCTTTACCCCTGGCGGCTGGCGCTGAGGCCCGCGGCCGCCGCCGTGCTTATGGCGGGGGCGCTCGCGTTGGGGTGGCGGTGGCCGGTTCTCCTTAATGTGTGCTGGGGTGCCGCGGTCTACGGCGCCGCGCTGCTGATTACGCGCTATTACCGGCTGAGCCAACTCGGCGAGCTCCGGCGGCGACGCTAACGTACGCGTAAAAAGAAACCCCCCGGTCGCCCGGGGGGTTTTAACGTCGCCGAAATCGGGTTACTTACCTTCGCCCTCGCGTTCGGCCCACTTCTTCTTCTTGAGGTCGCCGCCTTCCTTAAACTTCTCCTTTTTCATGTCGCCGCCTTCCTTCAACTTCTCTTCCTTCATCCGGTAGCCTTCTTTGAGCTTGTTGCCTTCGGCCTCGGTAAGGCGGCGGGTGGGGGCGTACCCGTAAAGCCCGGCCAGCGTCGCGTCGGTTTCCTTGAGCGTAGCCTTGATGGCGTCCAACTCCTCCTGCGACAGCGTGCCGCCCGAAGCGACGACGTCGTCCAGCTTGGACTTGACGGCGCGGAGGTCGAGTTCGACCCGGGCCAGCGTATCCTTCTCGGCGCCGGTCGCGGCCGCCGACAGGGTCGCGATATTACCCAATACGCGGCCGCACATCGTCGCCGCGAAAGGGTTGTCCCAGCCTACGACCGCTATGGTGTAGGCCAGGCCGTCCAGGAGTTGAAGCTTGGCCACTTCGGCCGGCGTCTCCAACGGTTCGGCGCCAGCCTCGCCCGGCGTCGCTACCTCGGGCCCCTCGACGGGGGGCGCCTCTACCGCAGCCGTCTCCGGCGCCTCGACCTCCTCCTTCTTCTTGCAGGCGAAGAAGGCCGCGGCAACGAAAACCGCGAGCACGAGTACCAGCAACGTATTATGGCGCATCGTTCTCCTCCGTGAATGAAATCGGGTTAATAAGACGAACGCCGCCGGCGCGCCGTCTTCGCGCAACCGGCGGCTTTGCGGATTGCTTCCGAGAATGCCGCCGCGCGGCCCCGGACTTCGGCCAGAGGCCGCCTCCTCCCCCCTACGAAGGTTTGTCGAAATCGAAGTCTTCGGGGGTAAGGTTCTTGAGCATCCTTTCCAACTCGTCGCGGGTTTCCTGGTCGACGTTGGCGTCGGCCCCGCTGACTTCTATTACGGCTTTGGATACGTATATTGGAGACGCCGTACGGAGCGCTATCGCTATCGCGTCCGAAGGGCGCGCGTCAATCTCCATCGTACCCCCGCGGGTCTCGACGATTATCCTGGCGTAGAAAGTATTGTCGGAGAGGTCGTTTACGACGACGCGTTCAACTTGCGCGTCGACCGCGTCCAGCAGAGCTTTTACGAGGTCGTGGGTCATCGGCCGCGTCGGCTCTACGCCCTCGATGGCGCTCATAATCGCGTACGCCTCGTACGGGCCGATCCAGATAGGCAGTATCTTACCGGCCTCTTCGTTCTTTAAAATGAGGACCGGCCGGTTCGTGTTGGGGTCGTGAGTAACCACGGCCACGCGCATCTCTAGAAGTTCGACCGACATTTTTCGCCGCCTCTACTCAAGCGAATTTATTATACCATAAAGGCGATAATATTACAAGGAAACGCAAACCGTCAATTAACACCCGTTATCTCTTTGAAATCCGGGAATTCGCCGTAAACGTCGTGTTCCAAGGCCGTTCCGCGTCGGCGTAAAATTAGACAGGACGGCGCGCCCGCGGGTTTAAGCAGGAGGCTCACCTCCGCAGCCGGCATTACCGCCAGCGCCGTCGCCCACGCGTCCGCCCGGGCGCACGTCTCCGCGACGACGGTAACCCCCGCCGGGCCGTCGACCGGCCTCCCGGTCCGCGGGTCGAACAGGTGGCTGAACTTCCGGCCGTCGGCCTCGTAGCGTTGGGCGTAGCCGCCCGAGGTGGCGCAGGCGCCCGAGGCGAGGTCGAAGGTCGCATACAGGCCGTCGCGGTCGGGATGCTGCACCCCCACCCGCCACTCCTCGCCGGCCTTGGGGCCGCCGCCGAAGCAGGCCACCTCGCCGCCGGCCTCGACGAGGCCGGCCGTCGCCCCCTCTTTCGCCATCGCCGCGGCGGCGCGGTCCACGGCCCACCCCTTGGCTATCCCCGACAGCTCGAGCGCCATACCCGGCCGCGCGTACGCGACGGTCCGCCCCTCCGGGTCTAATAAAATTTTCTCGTAGCCGACGGCCTCCATCGCCGCGGCCACCTCGGCGTCGTCCGGCCAGCGCGGCGTCCCACCCTTGATGCCGTAAAGCTCGATGACGGGCGC
Coding sequences:
- a CDS encoding histone deacetylase, which translates into the protein MSTIPVVYSPQYLADLQGHVFPIEKYRLIVERLEAEGILGDVLEPQAATREELELVHTPEYLDDLLAARWTARTASSEMALTEGIAHAFLLGAGGSVAAARLALERGGPAMNVGGGLHHAFPGHAEGFCYVNDVALAVKAMLHEGRVERAAVIDCDLHQGNGTAVIFAGDADVFTFSIHEEHLYPVKQRSDLDVGLPSFAGDDVYLPPLRKYVPQILEKHRPEFVAYVAGADPYAGDQLGTLQLTLEGLIERDRVVLGGCRERGIPVAILLAGGYAARTEDTVAIHVNTYKVAAGLL
- a CDS encoding aminotransferase class V-fold PLP-dependent enzyme codes for the protein MPEIYMDNAATSWPKPPAVLEAMASYQENIGASAGRGGYRRAVEASRLIFDAREAVARLFGVADSRRIIFTLNCTEGLNIALWGWLDEGDHVVTTSMEHNSVARPLNHLKRERGVEVTYVRCSAEGLLDADDVARAITPRTRLVAVVHASNVCGAVNDVAAVGAVCRERGVPFLVDAAQSAGAVPMDVEEMNVDFLAFPGHKGLMGPLGTGALYVGPNVKPRPLYQGGTGTHSELTFQPDHLPDLYEAGSHNAVGLAGLKAACEFVAEVTPAAIGARKAKLAERFAAAVDEMPAVTYYGPRDFARQAGVCSVRVEGMDPALVGHALDVEYGVMVRTGLHCSPLAHTTLGTLDAGTVRFSFGYFNDEEQVDFAARALAEIARGGGS
- a CDS encoding coenzyme F420-0:L-glutamate ligase, translated to MADVAKIPVRTHVVGYGDNIVELVDKYTAAVRKAGDTILVTSKIVSLCQGRTVPFDDLRVGFWARVLWRFVSKPVYGFGAVGIPEKMQAAIDLVGLPQVMWAAFLSAVTKLLGKRGVFYEVTGHGVAEIDGTRKQSFEPLIRLIVYGPAEGDATAEAIKTRTGCETALIDAGDYGDCDCLGRSAGVEAGWVEGNCTDNPLGQQLEQTPVGLLRVKG
- a CDS encoding YbjN domain-containing protein; this translates as MPAKAEEYIRLIENVIRRVSDLEPAECYDDEQHFWRFNKGSVEIYVSLLEIGGEYYVNVAAPIMAVPESRREEFFERLLKENAQRIAVKFSVRDAVVWLEVNREMRGLGFDEARRALVRVAEVADELDEVLVNEYGNRWEA
- a CDS encoding nitroreductase family protein encodes the protein MDTYEAILTRRSIRRFEDRPVTREQLEKLLEAARWAPTAGNLQPWVFVVVTAADARAALAAAAFGQRFVAEAPAVIGVAAAPPEDSPYGLRGRELYCLQDTAAAVQNVLLAAHAMGLGACWVGAFDDGAVARALELRKGERPVALVPVGVPAQGGRSSRRPLSAVARWME
- a CDS encoding Mut7-C RNAse domain-containing protein — its product is MDEDGGAGRTFLADAALGRLARYLRMLGYDVAYLRDRDGAATLRETLKTGRTLLTRRRDLAARDDIEVFHVEDDDVLVQLAAAAQRFDLTFTADAMARCIECNEPLRSVSKDDVLEELPPHVRKTQEMFARCPSCGRIYWPGTHYARAVARLLSALRRSR
- a CDS encoding O-antigen ligase family protein, whose protein sequence is MARDRTTKILILLVAVVATLALAWVYVNLGLKFLAPGLLTLGVLALMLFFRDVKTPFFYLLVISLPIFIARYLAPIPDIEHPGILNVPVLYSYEVPLYLFIFFWSIEFAAGRGAGLTVPRTALALGLLFIPALLSMFFALDYTYGAFELVRMFEMFLFFLVVVNYLKTDRQLKIVIVILGVDVAFQSITAILQFLNPWVMYEILAKFGVYMGISHATPYDPTSPIRACGTTGYCNFLAGFFELTLPLFASLFFFYPMSKAKSRVIIVLLAVSLIALLTTFSRGGLFAMAVAAVALLVLGVRRFPQLGRHALRVSVAVGVQLAIIFALLSEKLFMRVRFFTETMEDEVRIALMRNAFEMIKHNPAVGVGLNNYPEAFFAYEVTGVEFEMLFPVHNTWLLIASEQGLIGLAAFLVFMLYIFFDARRSIRETSPLRAATAVGLSAGLIAWLTHNLVAPLYQSSLVNRITFVFVVAVLAIIPRLRGKEESTPL
- a CDS encoding flippase, with amino-acid sequence MTPQRRLSRNYISLALARFTAKVISFAAAVIIARHLGAGDFGVFTFSFAAITLVIVIFQAGMTPLVVREVARNRGAAPKYLTVSLGVRITGAAAVVAGAAAVYAVTGSQAALAAAVAAVALGCSSVLASFTDVFQGFERMEFVAVVLVFNNLATLGFVILAVSLGAGVLPLIALYAAANLLSILFGAALCFAKFARPTARVRWADFRGFIAEAVPFSLSALVASLYWRSDAVLLKVLAGDRAVGIYGASARIVEGLVLVAGSFREAIYPMLSRLWPSSPDPFRDASRTAFKFLVALAIPIGVGTSIVAYKLFPFIYGSDYAEGWIVLAVLIWALVAIFIRELSAATLFAFNLQKLVLASNALGAATAVGINLILIPYVSYLGPAVAGVTAAFATTSLNLIIIGTKMRGLYPWRLALRPAAAAVLMAGALALGWRWPVLLNVCWGAAVYGAALLITRYYRLSQLGELRRRR
- a CDS encoding bifunctional nuclease family protein; this encodes MSVELLEMRVAVVTHDPNTNRPVLILKNEEAGKILPIWIGPYEAYAIMSAIEGVEPTRPMTHDLVKALLDAVDAQVERVVVNDLSDNTFYARIIVETRGGTMEIDARPSDAIAIALRTASPIYVSKAVIEVSGADANVDQETRDELERMLKNLTPEDFDFDKPS
- a CDS encoding FAD:protein FMN transferase, which encodes MRRASIVSVFSLILLASCGRGPAEYSAERRAMGTVVLARAVAADEETARRAVEAALEAVARDEKVASYWDPRSELSRLNRAAAEGPTEVSPELFELVKLARETAAATDGYFDPTVAPVIELYGIKGGTPRWPDDAEVAAAMEAVGYEKILLDPEGRTVAYARPGMALELSGIAKGWAVDRAAAAMAKEGATAGLVEAGGEVACFGGGPKAGEEWRVGVQHPDRDGLYATFDLASGACATSGGYAQRYEADGRKFSHLFDPRTGRPVDGPAGVTVVAETCARADAWATALAVMPAAEVSLLLKPAGAPSCLILRRRGTALEHDVYGEFPDFKEITGVN